A stretch of Astyanax mexicanus isolate ESR-SI-001 chromosome 21, AstMex3_surface, whole genome shotgun sequence DNA encodes these proteins:
- the LOC125785572 gene encoding zinc finger protein 2-like isoform X4, which produces MSLLHPHPHLHPEPNLHPPTRTRTRTRSTCSRSTSTELTLQDILQLEDLQVEIRGLREEVALLEAKLRLQEGGGAQCRIGRTGDQKLEDVPYLPPLLKTEPNSRTQKRPDGLNVPCGLKNESVEPSYCAYATGLKTPSPDASSLSLQCYTQPEAQDISGLITEDAPQPSTSLSLQGHGNPRSEDSLDSELSGGDPGGLQHSGVKSELVSADCSDGEQDEVKTCLVRLVDCKETLAVDDGIVKQEVEEKVDGYLESSVADVAVQAGMVKSGGPPVPDVGAYDTGTGPMIVLRRPPPNFVPDEHLNMDLMDTDMCSCFWCGKRFPSPSMLRIHLSTHECTGDGPPTPTTSPEKVLQLQIPVKDKLYPCIHCGKTFTDLSHCKSHEKIHTSEGPYRCSQCSASFAFLYGLQNHQKEHTEEPSSIPKPYQCSFCPKQFATRATLIIHRRVHTGERPYQCFFCDQTFTRSDRLKEHIRIHTGEKPYQCNSCGKQFSQSASFRTHQRIHTGEKPYSCSTCGKQFSDLTGLRTHERQHTGEKPYHCFQCGKSFAQASNLRAHHKRHEMEQNPLVFPV; this is translated from the exons atgtccctcctccaccctcaccctcacctccacccgGAACCGAACCTCCACCCCCCGACCCGAACCCGCACCCGGACCCGCAGCACCTGCAGCCGGTCCACCAGCACCGAGCTGACcctgcaggacatcctgcagctgGAGGACCTGCAGGTGGAGATCAGGGGTCTGAGGGAGGAGGTGGCGCTTCTGGaggccaagctcagactacaggAAGGGGGAGGAGCTCAG TGTCGGATTGGCCGTACTGGAGACCAGAAGCTGGAGGATGTTCCTTATCTACCTCCACTTCTAAAGACTGAACCGAACTCCAGAACCCAGAAGAGACCAGATGGACTCAACGTTCCTTGCGGTTTAAAGAACGAATCAGTGGAACCATCGTACTGTGCGTATGCTACAGGTCTGAAGACCCCGTCGCCGGATGCCTCCTCGCTGTCTCTGCAGTGCTACACCCAACCAGAAGCTCAGGACATTTCAGGACTCATTACTGAGGACGCTCCACAGCCATCCACCAGTCTGTCTCTGCAGGGCCACGGTAACCCACGTTCTGAAGACTCTCTGGACTCGGAGCTCAGCGGCGGGGACCCGGGCGGGCTGCAGCACTCCGGGGTAAAGTCCGAGCTGGTTTCTGCTGACTGTAGCGATGGAGAGCAGGACGAGGTGAAGACGTGTTTGGTCCGGCTGGTGGACTGTAAGGAGACGCTAGCGGTGGACGACGGGATTGTGAAGCAGGAGGTGGAGGAGAAAGTGGACGGTTATCTTGAGTCTTCAG TTGCAGATGTGGCGGTTCAGGCAGGCATGGTGAAGAGCGGTGGACCGCCTGTACCTGACGTCGGTGCCTACGATACAGGAACAGGACCAATGATTGTACTGAGAAGACCGCCGCCAAACTTCGTTCCAGATGAGCACTTAAACATGGATTTGATGGATACGGACATGTGTTCTTGTTTCTGGTGCGGGAAGCGGTTCCCCTCGCCGTCCATGCTCCGAATACACCTGAGTACCCACGAGTGCACCGGTGACGGTCCTCCAACTCCAACCACGTCTCCAGAAAAGGTCCTCCAGCTCCAGATCCCTGTCAAGGACAAGCTGTACCCGTGCATCCACTGCGGCAAAACCTTCACCGACCTGTCCCACTGCAAAAGCCACGAGAAGATCCACACCAGCGAAGGACCGTACCGGTGCTCCCAGTGCAGCGCCTCTTTCGCCTTCCTCTACGGCCTCCAAAACCACCAGAAGGAACATACCGAAGAGCCCAGTTCCATCCCCAAGCCTTACCAGTGCTCCTTCTGCCCGAAACAGTTCGCCACGAGAGCCACGCTCATCATTCACCGGAGAGTTCATACCGGGGAGAGGCCGTACCAGTGCTTCTTCTGCGACCAGACCTTTACCCGGTCCGACCGCCTGAAAGAGCACATACGAATTCATACTGGTGAGAAGCCGTACCAGTGTAACTCCTGCGGCAAGCAGTTCTCCCAGTCAGCGTCCTTTAGAACTCACCAGAGAATTCATACCGGAGAAAAGCCgtacagctgctccacctgcgGGAAACAGTTCTCAGACTTAACCGGGCTCCGGACCCATGAGAGACAAcataccggagagaaaccatACCACTGCTTTCAGTGCGGCAAGAGCTTCGCCCAAGCGTCCAACCTCAGAGCCCACCACAAGAGGCACGAAATGGAACAGAACCCACTGGTGTTCCCAGTCTAA
- the LOC107197104 gene encoding gastrula zinc finger protein XlCGF57.1, with product MSGVKEECEEFSVMEASGVKIEYVEEEEQEEEEEEDTEDEEEELLPSGPIKQEQKPEVNLFQEEYVEQEPEQDGDSFSAPFDLSDHQTIHTGEGLFICSECGKTFTSVRSLKSHMEIHDGIKKPHQCSYCDWSFKQLTDLKRHETVHTGEKPYTCLHCGKSFLKPSLLRNHQVVHTGDKPFTCTHCRSAFATLNELEAHMMIHTGEKLFTCVECGTGFSKSSHLKTHMMIHTGEKPFICTECGKAFVTARQLKLHMMVHTGEKPYSCLECGKSYATPRQYRTHLMNHTGEKPFSCTECGKRFTTGDALTRHMFIHTGRKPHKCTLCNRSFVRLSDLRDHQRTHTGEKPITCNICGKNFTTAKRRSYHMYEHTGKKPHKCPHCEKSFVNPSKLNEHVRTHTGERPFSCTYCGKKSTTLSNLKIHVRIHTGERPYSCAPCGISFMRLDNLKAHQKKEHAQQ from the exons ATGTCTGGAGTTaaggaggagtgtgaggagttcAGCGTGATGGAGGCGTCTGGAGTGAAGATCGAATacgtggaggaggaggagcaagaggaagaggaggaggaagatacTGAGGACGAGGAGGAAG agTTATTACCATCTGGACCCATCAAACAGGAGCAGAAACCCGAGGTAAACCTGTTTCAGGAAGAATATGTTGAACAGGAACCCGAGCAGGATGGGGACAGCTTCAGTGCGCCCTTCGACCTGAGCGACCACCAGACAATTCATACCGGAGAAGGCCTTTTCATCTGCTCCGAGTGTGGGAAGACGTTCACCTCGGTGAGATCTCTGAAATCTCACATGGAGATACATGACGGAATCAAAAAACCACATCAGTGCTCTTACTGTGACTGGAGCTTCAAACAGCTGACGGATTTAAAACGCCACGAAACAGTTCATACCGGAGAAAAGCCGTACACCTGCCTGCACTGTGGAAAAAGCTTCTTAAAACCCAGCCTCCTCAGAAACCACCAGGTAGTTCATACCGGAGACAAGCCTTTCACCTGTACTCACTGCAGAAGTGCTTTTGCTACATTGAACGAACTCGAAGCCCACATGATGATTCATACCGGAGAAAAGCTGTTCACCTGCGTCGAATGCGGGACTGGGTTTTCAAAGTCGAGCCACCTTAAAACTCACATGATGATTCATACTGGAGAAAAGCCCTTCATCTGCACGGAGTGCGGCAAGGCTTTCGTCACGGCGAGACAGTTAAAACTGCACATGATGGTTCATACCGGAGAAAAGCCGTATTCTTGCCTCGAGTGTGGGAAAAGTTACGCAACTCCGCGACAATACAGAACGCACCTGATGAATCATACCGGAGAAAAGCCGTTTTCCTGCACCGAGTGCGGCAAGCGCTTCACCACCGGCGACGCTCTCACCAGACACATGTTTATTCATACTGGAAGGAAGCCCCATAAGTGCACCCTGTGCAACAGGAGCTTCGTACGCCTCTCTGACCTGAGAGATCACCAGAGAACTCATACCGGAGAGAAGCCCATCACCTGCAACATTTGCGGAAAGAACTTCACCACTGCCAAACGCCGCTCCTACCACATGTACGAACACACGGGCAAGAAACCCCACAAGTGCCCCCACTGCGAGAAGAGCTTCGTAAACCCCTCCAAGCTGAACGAGCACGTCAGAACTCATACCGGAGAGCGTCCGTTCAGCTGCACTTACTGCGGGAAGAAATCCACCACGCTATCCAACCTTAAGATCCACGTGAGGATTCATACCGGAGAGCGGCCGTACTCCTGCGCTCCCTGCGGCATCAGCTTTATGAGACTGGATAACTTGAAAGCACACCAGAAAAAAGAACACGCTCAACAATAA
- the LOC103035293 gene encoding gastrula zinc finger protein XlCGF57.1: MEESCWVEMSGDKEEREEIRGMEGSELNTKEEEEEGGEIFLQRKVKEELELEVITIKEEPDDQNPNSELQSSSFSDTSHTEIHTGDSFICSHCGKGFPSIKSLKHHKESHENKKIHQCDQCDRSFKRLRDLQQHKKIHTREKPFACTQCDKRFLKSSILKTHIMLHTGEKPFTCTECGKGFCASSHLTTHMLIHTGERPFTCTDCGKGFTTSKHLKTHKRIHTGEKPFTCTECGKGLTSSSNLKTHMMIHTGAKPFTCTVCGRGFCSSSHLKTHVLIHTGERPFVCTVCGLGLTTSNHLKTHMLIHTGERPFTCTECGKGCTSASVLKTHMMIHTGEKPFTCTECGKGFIALGILKTHMMIHTGEKPFTCTHCGKGFTISGNLKTHMMIHTGEKPFPCTECGKRFITLRHLKSHMMIHTGKRPFVCTVCGQGSATSSNLKIHMRTHTGEKPFSCNECGRSFSNLGHCKSHMMIHTGEKPFTCSQCGKAFSKSSGLKSHMRTHTGRSLSEGSVL, encoded by the exons ATGGAGGAGAGCTGCTGGGTGGAGATGAGTGGAGataaagaggagagagaggagatcaGGGGGATGGAGGGATCTGAACTCAACActaaagaagaggaggaagaaggtggag AAATATTCCTACAGAGAAAAGTCAAAGAGGAGCTCGAACTAGAAGTTATTACTATTAAGGAGGAACCTGATGATCAGAACCCAAACTCAGAGCTCCAAAGCAGTAGCTTTAGTGATACCTCCCACACCGAAATTCATACCGGAGACTCTTTTATCTGTTCACACTGTGGAAAAGGATTCCCTTCAATAAAATCCTTAAAGCACCACAAGGAATCGCATGAAAACAAGAAAATCCACCAGTGTGACCAGTGCGACCGGAGCTTCAAACGCCTCAGAGATCtacaacaacacaaaaagattCATACCAGAGAAAAACCCTTTGCCTGCACTCAGTGCGATAAACGGTTCTTAAAATCAAGCATCCTTAAAACCCACATAATGCTTCATACTGGTGAGAAACCATTTACCTGCACTGAGTGCGGAAAAGGTTTTTGTGCCTCAAGCCATCTTACAACCCACATGCTAATTCATACTGGAGAAAGGCCCTTTACCTGCACTGACTGTGGGAAAGGTTTTACTACATCGAAGCACCTTAAAACCCACAAgagaattcatactggagaaaaGCCGTTTACTTGCACTGAGTGCGGGAAAGGTTTAACCTCCTCAAGTAATCTTAAGACCCACATGATGATTCATACTGGAGCAAAACCATTTACCTGCACTGTGTGTGGCCGTGGATTTTGTTCATCAAGCCATCTTAAAACCCACGTTctgattcatactggagaaaGGCCATTTGTTTGCACTGTGTGCGGGCTTGGTTTAACTACTTCAAACCATCTTAAAACCCACATGCTGATTCATACCGGAGAAAGGCCTTTTACCTGCACTGAGTGCGGAAAAGGTTGCACCTCTGCAAGTGTTCTTAAAACCCACATGATGATTCATACTGGAGAAAAGCCATTTACCTGCACGGAGTGCGGGAAAGGTTTCATTGCATTAGGCATTCTTAAAACGCACATGATGATTCATACTGGAGAAAAGCCTTTTACCTGCACTCATTGTGGGAAAGGCTTTACTATATCAGGAAACCTTAAAACTCACATGATGATTCATACTGGAGAAAAGCCATTTCCATGCACTGAGTGTGGAAAACGTTTCATTACGTTAAGACATCTTAAATCCCACATGATGATTCATACTGGGAAAAGACCATTTGTCTGCACTGTTTGTGGGCAAGGGTCAGCTACTTCAAGCAACCTCAAGATCCACATGAGAACTCATACCGGAGAGAAGCCTTTTAGTTGCAATGAGTGTGGGAGGAGCTTTTCAAACTTGGGTCACTGTAAATCCCACATGATGATTCATACTGGAGAAAAGCCGTTTACCTGCAGTCAGTGTGGGAAAGCTTTCTCAAAATCGAGCGGCCTTAAATCCCACATGAGAACTCATACTGGACGTTCACTTAGTGAAGGAAGTGTACTTTGA
- the LOC125785572 gene encoding zinc finger protein 2-like isoform X1 yields the protein MSLLHPHPHLHPEPNLHPPTRTRTRTRSTCSRSTSTELTLQDILQLEDLQVEIRGLREEVALLEAKLRLQEGGGAQLKQCRIGRTGDQKLEDVPYLPPLLKTEPNSRTQKRPDGLNVPCGLKNESVEPSYCAYATGLKTPSPDASSLSLQCYTQPEAQDISGLITEDAPQPSTSLSLQGHGNPRSEDSLDSELSGGDPGGLQHSGVKSELVSADCSDGEQDEVKTCLVRLVDCKETLAVDDGIVKQEVEEKVDGYLESSVADVAVQAGMVKSGGPPVPDVGAYDTGTGPMIVLRRPPPNFVPDEHLNMDLMDTDMCSCFWCGKRFPSPSMLRIHLSTHECTGDGPPTPTTSPEKVLQLQIPVKDKLYPCIHCGKTFTDLSHCKSHEKIHTSEGPYRCSQCSASFAFLYGLQNHQKEHTEEPSSIPKPYQCSFCPKQFATRATLIIHRRVHTGERPYQCFFCDQTFTRSDRLKEHIRIHTGEKPYQCNSCGKQFSQSASFRTHQRIHTGEKPYSCSTCGKQFSDLTGLRTHERQHTGEKPYHCFQCGKSFAQASNLRAHHKRHEMEQNPLVFPV from the exons atgtccctcctccaccctcaccctcacctccacccgGAACCGAACCTCCACCCCCCGACCCGAACCCGCACCCGGACCCGCAGCACCTGCAGCCGGTCCACCAGCACCGAGCTGACcctgcaggacatcctgcagctgGAGGACCTGCAGGTGGAGATCAGGGGTCTGAGGGAGGAGGTGGCGCTTCTGGaggccaagctcagactacaggAAGGGGGAGGAGCTCAG TTAAAGCAGTGTCGGATTGGCCGTACTGGAGACCAGAAGCTGGAGGATGTTCCTTATCTACCTCCACTTCTAAAGACTGAACCGAACTCCAGAACCCAGAAGAGACCAGATGGACTCAACGTTCCTTGCGGTTTAAAGAACGAATCAGTGGAACCATCGTACTGTGCGTATGCTACAGGTCTGAAGACCCCGTCGCCGGATGCCTCCTCGCTGTCTCTGCAGTGCTACACCCAACCAGAAGCTCAGGACATTTCAGGACTCATTACTGAGGACGCTCCACAGCCATCCACCAGTCTGTCTCTGCAGGGCCACGGTAACCCACGTTCTGAAGACTCTCTGGACTCGGAGCTCAGCGGCGGGGACCCGGGCGGGCTGCAGCACTCCGGGGTAAAGTCCGAGCTGGTTTCTGCTGACTGTAGCGATGGAGAGCAGGACGAGGTGAAGACGTGTTTGGTCCGGCTGGTGGACTGTAAGGAGACGCTAGCGGTGGACGACGGGATTGTGAAGCAGGAGGTGGAGGAGAAAGTGGACGGTTATCTTGAGTCTTCAG TTGCAGATGTGGCGGTTCAGGCAGGCATGGTGAAGAGCGGTGGACCGCCTGTACCTGACGTCGGTGCCTACGATACAGGAACAGGACCAATGATTGTACTGAGAAGACCGCCGCCAAACTTCGTTCCAGATGAGCACTTAAACATGGATTTGATGGATACGGACATGTGTTCTTGTTTCTGGTGCGGGAAGCGGTTCCCCTCGCCGTCCATGCTCCGAATACACCTGAGTACCCACGAGTGCACCGGTGACGGTCCTCCAACTCCAACCACGTCTCCAGAAAAGGTCCTCCAGCTCCAGATCCCTGTCAAGGACAAGCTGTACCCGTGCATCCACTGCGGCAAAACCTTCACCGACCTGTCCCACTGCAAAAGCCACGAGAAGATCCACACCAGCGAAGGACCGTACCGGTGCTCCCAGTGCAGCGCCTCTTTCGCCTTCCTCTACGGCCTCCAAAACCACCAGAAGGAACATACCGAAGAGCCCAGTTCCATCCCCAAGCCTTACCAGTGCTCCTTCTGCCCGAAACAGTTCGCCACGAGAGCCACGCTCATCATTCACCGGAGAGTTCATACCGGGGAGAGGCCGTACCAGTGCTTCTTCTGCGACCAGACCTTTACCCGGTCCGACCGCCTGAAAGAGCACATACGAATTCATACTGGTGAGAAGCCGTACCAGTGTAACTCCTGCGGCAAGCAGTTCTCCCAGTCAGCGTCCTTTAGAACTCACCAGAGAATTCATACCGGAGAAAAGCCgtacagctgctccacctgcgGGAAACAGTTCTCAGACTTAACCGGGCTCCGGACCCATGAGAGACAAcataccggagagaaaccatACCACTGCTTTCAGTGCGGCAAGAGCTTCGCCCAAGCGTCCAACCTCAGAGCCCACCACAAGAGGCACGAAATGGAACAGAACCCACTGGTGTTCCCAGTCTAA
- the LOC125785572 gene encoding zinc finger protein 2-like isoform X3, producing MSLLHPHPHLHPEPNLHPPTRTRTRTRSTCSRSTSTELTLQDILQLEDLQVEIRGLREEVALLEAKLRLQEGGGAQQCRIGRTGDQKLEDVPYLPPLLKTEPNSRTQKRPDGLNVPCGLKNESVEPSYCAYATGLKTPSPDASSLSLQCYTQPEAQDISGLITEDAPQPSTSLSLQGHGNPRSEDSLDSELSGGDPGGLQHSGVKSELVSADCSDGEQDEVKTCLVRLVDCKETLAVDDGIVKQEVEEKVDGYLESSVADVAVQAGMVKSGGPPVPDVGAYDTGTGPMIVLRRPPPNFVPDEHLNMDLMDTDMCSCFWCGKRFPSPSMLRIHLSTHECTGDGPPTPTTSPEKVLQLQIPVKDKLYPCIHCGKTFTDLSHCKSHEKIHTSEGPYRCSQCSASFAFLYGLQNHQKEHTEEPSSIPKPYQCSFCPKQFATRATLIIHRRVHTGERPYQCFFCDQTFTRSDRLKEHIRIHTGEKPYQCNSCGKQFSQSASFRTHQRIHTGEKPYSCSTCGKQFSDLTGLRTHERQHTGEKPYHCFQCGKSFAQASNLRAHHKRHEMEQNPLVFPV from the exons atgtccctcctccaccctcaccctcacctccacccgGAACCGAACCTCCACCCCCCGACCCGAACCCGCACCCGGACCCGCAGCACCTGCAGCCGGTCCACCAGCACCGAGCTGACcctgcaggacatcctgcagctgGAGGACCTGCAGGTGGAGATCAGGGGTCTGAGGGAGGAGGTGGCGCTTCTGGaggccaagctcagactacaggAAGGGGGAGGAGCTCAG CAGTGTCGGATTGGCCGTACTGGAGACCAGAAGCTGGAGGATGTTCCTTATCTACCTCCACTTCTAAAGACTGAACCGAACTCCAGAACCCAGAAGAGACCAGATGGACTCAACGTTCCTTGCGGTTTAAAGAACGAATCAGTGGAACCATCGTACTGTGCGTATGCTACAGGTCTGAAGACCCCGTCGCCGGATGCCTCCTCGCTGTCTCTGCAGTGCTACACCCAACCAGAAGCTCAGGACATTTCAGGACTCATTACTGAGGACGCTCCACAGCCATCCACCAGTCTGTCTCTGCAGGGCCACGGTAACCCACGTTCTGAAGACTCTCTGGACTCGGAGCTCAGCGGCGGGGACCCGGGCGGGCTGCAGCACTCCGGGGTAAAGTCCGAGCTGGTTTCTGCTGACTGTAGCGATGGAGAGCAGGACGAGGTGAAGACGTGTTTGGTCCGGCTGGTGGACTGTAAGGAGACGCTAGCGGTGGACGACGGGATTGTGAAGCAGGAGGTGGAGGAGAAAGTGGACGGTTATCTTGAGTCTTCAG TTGCAGATGTGGCGGTTCAGGCAGGCATGGTGAAGAGCGGTGGACCGCCTGTACCTGACGTCGGTGCCTACGATACAGGAACAGGACCAATGATTGTACTGAGAAGACCGCCGCCAAACTTCGTTCCAGATGAGCACTTAAACATGGATTTGATGGATACGGACATGTGTTCTTGTTTCTGGTGCGGGAAGCGGTTCCCCTCGCCGTCCATGCTCCGAATACACCTGAGTACCCACGAGTGCACCGGTGACGGTCCTCCAACTCCAACCACGTCTCCAGAAAAGGTCCTCCAGCTCCAGATCCCTGTCAAGGACAAGCTGTACCCGTGCATCCACTGCGGCAAAACCTTCACCGACCTGTCCCACTGCAAAAGCCACGAGAAGATCCACACCAGCGAAGGACCGTACCGGTGCTCCCAGTGCAGCGCCTCTTTCGCCTTCCTCTACGGCCTCCAAAACCACCAGAAGGAACATACCGAAGAGCCCAGTTCCATCCCCAAGCCTTACCAGTGCTCCTTCTGCCCGAAACAGTTCGCCACGAGAGCCACGCTCATCATTCACCGGAGAGTTCATACCGGGGAGAGGCCGTACCAGTGCTTCTTCTGCGACCAGACCTTTACCCGGTCCGACCGCCTGAAAGAGCACATACGAATTCATACTGGTGAGAAGCCGTACCAGTGTAACTCCTGCGGCAAGCAGTTCTCCCAGTCAGCGTCCTTTAGAACTCACCAGAGAATTCATACCGGAGAAAAGCCgtacagctgctccacctgcgGGAAACAGTTCTCAGACTTAACCGGGCTCCGGACCCATGAGAGACAAcataccggagagaaaccatACCACTGCTTTCAGTGCGGCAAGAGCTTCGCCCAAGCGTCCAACCTCAGAGCCCACCACAAGAGGCACGAAATGGAACAGAACCCACTGGTGTTCCCAGTCTAA
- the LOC125785572 gene encoding zinc finger protein 70-like isoform X2, whose translation MSLLHPHPHLHPEPNLHPPTRTRTRTRSTCSRSTSTELTLQDILQLEDLQVEIRGLREEVALLEAKLRLQEGGGAQLKQCRIGRTGDQKLEDVPYLPPLLKTEPNSRTQKRPDGLNVPCGLKNESVEPSYCAYATGLKTPSPDASSLSLQCYTQPEAQDISGLITEDAPQPSTSLSLQGHGNPRSEDSLDSELSGGDPGGLQHSGVKSELVSADCSDGEQDEVKTCLVRLVDCKETLAVDDGIVKQEVEEKVDGYLESSDVAVQAGMVKSGGPPVPDVGAYDTGTGPMIVLRRPPPNFVPDEHLNMDLMDTDMCSCFWCGKRFPSPSMLRIHLSTHECTGDGPPTPTTSPEKVLQLQIPVKDKLYPCIHCGKTFTDLSHCKSHEKIHTSEGPYRCSQCSASFAFLYGLQNHQKEHTEEPSSIPKPYQCSFCPKQFATRATLIIHRRVHTGERPYQCFFCDQTFTRSDRLKEHIRIHTGEKPYQCNSCGKQFSQSASFRTHQRIHTGEKPYSCSTCGKQFSDLTGLRTHERQHTGEKPYHCFQCGKSFAQASNLRAHHKRHEMEQNPLVFPV comes from the exons atgtccctcctccaccctcaccctcacctccacccgGAACCGAACCTCCACCCCCCGACCCGAACCCGCACCCGGACCCGCAGCACCTGCAGCCGGTCCACCAGCACCGAGCTGACcctgcaggacatcctgcagctgGAGGACCTGCAGGTGGAGATCAGGGGTCTGAGGGAGGAGGTGGCGCTTCTGGaggccaagctcagactacaggAAGGGGGAGGAGCTCAG TTAAAGCAGTGTCGGATTGGCCGTACTGGAGACCAGAAGCTGGAGGATGTTCCTTATCTACCTCCACTTCTAAAGACTGAACCGAACTCCAGAACCCAGAAGAGACCAGATGGACTCAACGTTCCTTGCGGTTTAAAGAACGAATCAGTGGAACCATCGTACTGTGCGTATGCTACAGGTCTGAAGACCCCGTCGCCGGATGCCTCCTCGCTGTCTCTGCAGTGCTACACCCAACCAGAAGCTCAGGACATTTCAGGACTCATTACTGAGGACGCTCCACAGCCATCCACCAGTCTGTCTCTGCAGGGCCACGGTAACCCACGTTCTGAAGACTCTCTGGACTCGGAGCTCAGCGGCGGGGACCCGGGCGGGCTGCAGCACTCCGGGGTAAAGTCCGAGCTGGTTTCTGCTGACTGTAGCGATGGAGAGCAGGACGAGGTGAAGACGTGTTTGGTCCGGCTGGTGGACTGTAAGGAGACGCTAGCGGTGGACGACGGGATTGTGAAGCAGGAGGTGGAGGAGAAAGTGGACGGTTATCTTGAGTCTTCAG ATGTGGCGGTTCAGGCAGGCATGGTGAAGAGCGGTGGACCGCCTGTACCTGACGTCGGTGCCTACGATACAGGAACAGGACCAATGATTGTACTGAGAAGACCGCCGCCAAACTTCGTTCCAGATGAGCACTTAAACATGGATTTGATGGATACGGACATGTGTTCTTGTTTCTGGTGCGGGAAGCGGTTCCCCTCGCCGTCCATGCTCCGAATACACCTGAGTACCCACGAGTGCACCGGTGACGGTCCTCCAACTCCAACCACGTCTCCAGAAAAGGTCCTCCAGCTCCAGATCCCTGTCAAGGACAAGCTGTACCCGTGCATCCACTGCGGCAAAACCTTCACCGACCTGTCCCACTGCAAAAGCCACGAGAAGATCCACACCAGCGAAGGACCGTACCGGTGCTCCCAGTGCAGCGCCTCTTTCGCCTTCCTCTACGGCCTCCAAAACCACCAGAAGGAACATACCGAAGAGCCCAGTTCCATCCCCAAGCCTTACCAGTGCTCCTTCTGCCCGAAACAGTTCGCCACGAGAGCCACGCTCATCATTCACCGGAGAGTTCATACCGGGGAGAGGCCGTACCAGTGCTTCTTCTGCGACCAGACCTTTACCCGGTCCGACCGCCTGAAAGAGCACATACGAATTCATACTGGTGAGAAGCCGTACCAGTGTAACTCCTGCGGCAAGCAGTTCTCCCAGTCAGCGTCCTTTAGAACTCACCAGAGAATTCATACCGGAGAAAAGCCgtacagctgctccacctgcgGGAAACAGTTCTCAGACTTAACCGGGCTCCGGACCCATGAGAGACAAcataccggagagaaaccatACCACTGCTTTCAGTGCGGCAAGAGCTTCGCCCAAGCGTCCAACCTCAGAGCCCACCACAAGAGGCACGAAATGGAACAGAACCCACTGGTGTTCCCAGTCTAA